In Actinomycetota bacterium, a single window of DNA contains:
- a CDS encoding ATP-dependent 6-phosphofructokinase: MRVGMLTGGGDCPGLNAVIRAAVRKGERHYGDDLVGFLDGWKGVVEGHTMGLDVERCRGILPKGGTILGTSRTNPYKIDGAVERALKTLRSERIDALIAIGGEDTLGVADKLAGEGVSVVGVPKTIDNDLSATEVTFGFDTAVQIASDAIDRLHTTAESHDRVMVVEVMGRHAGWIATHAGVAGGAAEVLVPEEPFDLDEIAARLRQRHDRGRYASIVVVAEGASPRAATADGADGANGQAAGLATVEPGVDQFGHVRLGGIAYHVAAGIEERTGFETRVTVLGHIQRGGTPTAFDRILATRFGIAAIDAAHEGAFGQMVALQAGQIVRVPLAEAVGTIKTVDAGLYHGVARVFSG, translated from the coding sequence ATGAGAGTCGGGATGCTGACCGGGGGAGGGGACTGCCCGGGGCTCAACGCCGTGATCCGGGCGGCCGTACGCAAGGGGGAGCGCCATTACGGCGATGACCTTGTCGGGTTCCTCGACGGCTGGAAGGGCGTCGTCGAGGGCCACACCATGGGGTTGGACGTGGAACGCTGCCGGGGGATCCTGCCCAAGGGGGGGACCATCTTGGGCACGTCGCGGACCAACCCCTACAAGATCGACGGTGCGGTGGAGCGAGCCCTCAAGACGCTGCGGTCCGAACGCATCGACGCCCTCATCGCCATCGGCGGCGAGGACACCCTGGGGGTGGCCGACAAGCTGGCGGGCGAGGGTGTGAGCGTGGTCGGGGTACCGAAGACCATCGACAACGACCTCTCCGCCACCGAGGTCACCTTCGGGTTCGATACCGCCGTGCAGATCGCGTCGGACGCCATCGACCGCCTGCACACGACGGCCGAGTCCCACGACCGGGTCATGGTCGTCGAGGTCATGGGCCGCCACGCCGGGTGGATCGCCACCCACGCGGGCGTGGCCGGCGGGGCCGCCGAGGTCCTGGTGCCCGAGGAGCCCTTCGACCTGGACGAGATCGCCGCCCGCCTCCGGCAACGCCACGACCGGGGCCGGTACGCGTCGATCGTGGTGGTGGCCGAGGGCGCCTCACCCCGGGCCGCCACGGCCGACGGGGCCGACGGGGCCAATGGCCAGGCCGCCGGGCTGGCCACCGTCGAGCCTGGGGTCGACCAGTTCGGCCACGTGCGCCTGGGCGGCATCGCCTACCACGTGGCCGCCGGCATCGAGGAGCGCACCGGGTTCGAGACCAGGGTGACCGTGCTGGGCCACATCCAGCGGGGCGGCACCCCCACGGCCTTCGACCGCATCCTGGCCACCCGGTTCGGGATCGCCGCCATAGACGCCGCCCACGAGGGGGCGTTCGGCCAGATGGTGGCCCTGCAGGCCGGCCAGATCGTGCGGGTGCCGCTGGCCGAGGCCGTCGGCACCATCAAGACGGTCGACGCCGGCCTCTATCACGGGGTGGCCAGGGTGTTCTCCGGGTGA
- a CDS encoding methyltransferase domain-containing protein, whose amino-acid sequence MGEADKRWAEQLAEWEIPAEIRAQATSDPWKLTPRVLSGPAPAGEAPPDTPARRLALEALGEGGTVLDVGCGSGGASLHLVPPATSVTGVDEGEDMLEAFAAQAKERGARYRLYPGRWPDVARAVPVADVVVSNHVLYNVPDLAPFVIALTSHARRTVVVEISALHPVAGTNPLWKHFWGVDRPEGPTAEDAVAVLEEAGLHPVVQRDRRPGWQMAESPERAAFLTRRLCLPPDRQGEVEQFVAQMGPPPEREVVTLSWAGGAPSG is encoded by the coding sequence GTGGGTGAAGCCGACAAGAGGTGGGCCGAGCAACTGGCCGAGTGGGAGATCCCCGCCGAGATCCGTGCCCAGGCGACATCCGACCCGTGGAAGCTGACGCCTCGCGTGCTGTCGGGGCCGGCGCCCGCCGGGGAGGCGCCACCTGACACGCCCGCCCGCCGCCTGGCCCTGGAGGCCCTGGGCGAGGGCGGCACCGTGCTCGACGTTGGCTGCGGCAGCGGTGGGGCCAGCCTCCACCTCGTCCCCCCGGCCACGTCGGTCACCGGGGTGGACGAGGGCGAGGACATGCTGGAGGCGTTCGCCGCCCAGGCCAAGGAGCGGGGGGCCCGCTACCGGCTGTACCCGGGGCGGTGGCCCGACGTGGCCCGGGCCGTACCGGTGGCCGACGTGGTCGTGTCCAACCACGTCCTCTACAACGTGCCCGACCTGGCCCCCTTCGTCATCGCTCTGACCAGCCACGCCCGCCGCACGGTCGTCGTCGAGATCTCGGCCCTCCACCCGGTGGCCGGCACCAACCCGCTGTGGAAGCACTTCTGGGGTGTGGACCGGCCCGAGGGCCCGACGGCCGAGGACGCCGTGGCCGTGCTGGAGGAGGCCGGCCTGCACCCTGTGGTCCAGCGCGACCGCCGCCCCGGTTGGCAGATGGCCGAGTCGCCCGAACGGGCCGCTTTCCTGACCCGGCGCCTGTGCCTGCCCCCCGACCGCCAAGGCGAGGTCGAGCAGTTCGTGGCCCAGATGGGCCCCCCTCCCGAGCGCGAAGTCGTCACCCTCTCCTGGGCCGGTGGGGCCCCCTCGGGCTGA
- a CDS encoding RDD family protein, with amino-acid sequence MTGGPEGPDENWGHPARGGGGRPRDGRRPGGGGDPDLLATVGQRVVGFAADVALAGTVLVTPGMLLAGTLRPGDIGPGPGRVFAIAGFLFLAVYEVVPVALWGRTPGKAIVGTKIVRAADGGPPGWLAAVLRWALPAIAFQLSVVGWVVAFGLRAYLALDPLHRGAHDHLAGTLVVKVPAEDR; translated from the coding sequence GTGACCGGTGGCCCGGAGGGGCCCGACGAGAACTGGGGACACCCGGCGCGTGGAGGCGGGGGGCGACCGCGGGACGGTCGCCGCCCCGGGGGCGGGGGAGACCCTGACCTGCTGGCCACCGTAGGCCAGCGGGTGGTGGGGTTCGCCGCCGATGTCGCCCTGGCCGGGACCGTCCTGGTCACCCCGGGCATGCTGCTGGCGGGGACGTTGCGTCCCGGGGACATCGGCCCGGGCCCGGGCCGGGTGTTCGCCATCGCCGGCTTCCTGTTCCTGGCCGTCTACGAGGTCGTGCCCGTGGCCCTGTGGGGCCGGACCCCCGGCAAGGCCATCGTCGGCACCAAGATCGTGCGGGCCGCCGACGGGGGGCCGCCGGGGTGGCTGGCGGCGGTGCTGCGCTGGGCCCTGCCGGCCATCGCCTTCCAGTTGAGCGTGGTGGGCTGGGTCGTCGCCTTCGGCCTTCGGGCCTACCTGGCCCTCGACCCTTTGCACCGGGGGGCACACGACCACCTGGCGGGCACCTTGGTGGTCAAGGTCCCGGCCGAGGATCGGTAA